TTCCAGACACGTGGTGCAGCGCGTACAAATTTATCACCAACATTTGAACGAGCTTCCAGGAGTTGAACCCATCAGTCGCGATCAAGCCTGTAAAATTGCTGTCAGTTAATGACTTTTATACTCAGCAGCGCTTTTTCCAGAGTCGGCTTCCTTGAGGTGATTGTGATGAATCGCGCTGTGGAACTTAAGGAAAAAACGCTGTGTACTCAGTGgcatttaatttaacaaagtGTCGATGAGAGGGAACATCTTCGTCCAGAGTCTCCAGAGTCTTGGCCAGGTTGCTGGCAGCCACGTGGAACGGGTGCTTAACTGCAACCGAGCGAGCGTAGTAGTAAACCGTGGCAAGCTTGTCGACTTTGGAGGCCTCCAGAAGCGCCAGCTGGTTGTACGGCTGTCCGCTCCAAGGCGCTAAAGAAACAGCGTGTCTGTAAAAAAGTTCTGCTTGCTTGTTCTCGTTCCGGTAACGGGCTATGTCACCCAGGTGGACTAGACAGTACTGGCAGACGTAGAAGCACGAGGAACGGTGTCTTGAAGACTGCTTGTTGATCTTCTGGACACGCTGGACCGCCTCCCAGGGACTTGACAGTCCATATATGTCCCCTTTTCGGCGAAACGCCAGGTCTAGATTGAATGCCGCGCATATTTCCTGGAGAAGACTTTGGTAAAAACCGCTGGCTGCTTCCAAGCACCAGCTCAGCATGGCCTGGGACTCTGCTCGGTGGACATTCTTGCGATCTTTTACCTGCGCTTGGAGTATTGCTATGTAGTTCTTGAAACCCAGGTTCCAGAGCTCTTGCTCGACCTTTTTGTCCAGAGCGTATTCAAGGTCTAGGATTAATACTTGctggtaaattttttggagctctTGCTGGGTTATCCAGGCTTCATTGTCGTTTAGTAAGTCTTTGGATTGCTGGACTTTGTCTTTTAGGATTTGagctttcctgaaaatttattttattttgtcaatattttttgtttttaaataattgaaaaatttttttaatcacttttttgataattaaaaattttaaaagccacatgtcatatttttttaataaaattcttttattattaaataattatttgtttagaaaaaataatataaattacctgAGAGCTTGAGCAGCAGCATTGATATTCATCGTCAACTAATTACAAACAGTgtcattgatattttaataactagttatattttattcacaTATTTACTGTCTTTCTAGGTGGTTCCCGATTATTGATCAATCATCTCCACCAGGCTGGCTCGTTATGATCACCAACATGATGAAAACCAACTCTGActctgattaattttattatttttatttgtgtgGATTAacctagaaattttttcactaaataatattttcccCAGTCGGTAACTTGGCGCTCTAGTCGCTCTGgattttattgacaaaaattgtatatgtgttactttatatttatatttataaatgcgtttatttatttttttacttgttcAGTATTAGTTAACTCATAATCTAACAAATAGCCATGACTTGGCCCTGAATTATTTATCTAGGTATTTAATTGTTTACTTTATAAAAACtccctttatttttttttataaaaatactcatgttgagtatttataaattattttatttacatgttTGGTTTAGtgattactaattataattagtgaTTACTGAGAAAATATAGAACACCTGTTATTGTGAAAATACTGTATATATTTCCGCTCGGTTTTAAATATAGTCTTCTGAGAAAGTATAAGGTGAGTGATTTTAttctgataataaattatttattttatgaaaattttcttaataaataaattatggcaaaaaaaaaatttaaaaataaaattgacatgtagaaattttaaaaaattaaaaatgcaatttttttaaaataatttttcaggactaatttatttgttaaataattcaagtgacagctaactttaatgtaattttatttgaaaaaaatttaatcattaattttcttttatattttttcaggtctagaagaaattaatcaaaaaaccaAAGCCGCTAAAATGAATTTGCATGTGATTGCTGATACACTTAGTATCATTACAATAACTATTTGTTTTATACTCAAGGTTcctcaaattttaaatttattagctgTCAAATCAGCTAAAGGAATGTCTATTTTAGGATTAATGTTAGAACTTACtaggtaaaattatttttttattattattaattttgtataaatattcGTTTTATTTATGATACTTAAATTgagacatctgataatttttagaatttcttttttaaataaattatagcaagaaaaatttatttaaaaattccatctttagaagctttaaaaaattataagtgcaattttttataaataatttttagacctAGTTtgttttcaaagaaaaataaaaaaattgtcaagtatctgctaattttagtgataataaaaaagttagccgacgtttttaattttttgattttttatttcttattaaattaatactaaacaatatttttttaaaattccagttatagtttttcaagttatttacaaatgaaattttttttttatttttttgtaataatttttttaataaaaaaaattaatgaaacttatgttagccgacatttaaaaattttcgaatttttttttttatcgaaaaatcactacagaaaaataaaagaaattttcattcgtaaaaacttaaaaactataagtgcaatttttaaaaatatttttaaaaatagtcaaaaatttaaaacgcCGGATAActttagattataaataatactaaaaatttttggatgtAGGCTAActtagttttttatatttaagtgttatattaattttaaatatttatatataaaattaattattaggtaAACtgttttcatatatatttttttattttcagttacACAGTAACGACATGTTACAATTACACCAATGGatattcattattatcttACCTAGAATatccaattattttaattcaagaatacATACTCATATATCTAGTATTAAAATATctgaaaatgataaataaattaacgataGCCATTGCTTCATGCTACTTCGTCGTTGGTACCTGTATTTTAGTGGGAATTATCCCAAAAGTTATTCTTACATTTTTAACAGTAagtattagaaaaaaaatcaaacaaaataactagtactgaaattagcaaacattttgtaattaaaaaaaaatttttttataaaataaattattgaaaaaacaactcaacttttgaaaattaaataaaaaaaaattctttaataataatttatattttttaagtaaaaaaaaattgtaaagtgtctgctaattttagtgtaacgaaaaattataatataaaaactgatgataataattaatattaacattaattagCCAATGGGTACTCCAATATCCGCGTCCAGTAAAATAGTCCAACTGCTAGCAATCGTGAGATCAAAAAACTCAGAGTCTGTCTCCATACTAACGTGGTTTATATCAGCCTTCACCAACATGagtaagttaataataaaattctaaaattcacaatattaaattattatggtTCATCAGAGGATAATTATTGGAGcggacaaataaattaatacttcTTGTTTATCGCGATAAACAAGATAAACAAgaagtattaatttattggcCCGCTCCAATAATTATCCTCTGATGAaccataatatttattaatgaagaGCCGATACACTAACATGATGtggaatattaaattataaaactaaagaatgattttttaattaattttcagcgAGGATATTCACCATCTGGGTCGACTCTGCAGATTTATTATTGCTAGGaaactttataatttcaaCAGTATTAAGTTTGAGTGTAATGCTTTCGGCTGTTTATTACAAGCCttctaaaaaaagaatttaagttagtaaaataataataataggtatgtatatttatttttcattgttaataaatttgttgattgtttagttttaaaccaaagaaatattttttaatggattTATTAATGGTCCCATTAAAATAGGTACATCTTATAATATTAacgataaatttaaataataaaaaaaaaattttttttaataaaattataataatttaaaactattaagaTTATATACAGCGATTTTTCgcattaatatattaatataataacaatatatatttattataaatattaagtcGAACAATTAAGTATTTATCCATCAATATAtgataactatatataatttccACGCGATATATTAAAGCGACGGacaatattcaataattttccatAACTTTATTATTGTCACTGCAGCTCTATGATGTGCAATTACAAGTGTTCCGGGTACAAGTTAATTCCATTAAAACTTGTACATAGATGTAATTTCATTGTAAAAGGCAATCAATATCATTGTTTTGCCTTTTAGTTATTCTACATTaatataattcatttaaatcaaCAATAATTTATCAGCAAGTCAAgtggaaattaaaataaatcaactaCTGCATGCAGAGATATTTACATAAGcacatatattaatattaatttaacttttaaacgcGTTCAATCACTCTTGATTGATTATTATCTATGATTATGTGTCGTTGGTCCAGAGAACGTTAACAATTTAAGCGACTAcgattgttatttaaataagatacTAGATCACGCGAAACTTTAacattgattattttatttaaattaattcaaggCAATTCTTTGTTAGCTTCctctatttttaataataataaaaaaaaatactgaaaaaaaatggagGTCACTGACAAAGAATATCCTTTAAGCGAGTATTATTCATGATTTTGCcgcaaattaaaaataataattcaaatttttgatattatgacaaaaatattggttctataaaaattttttcaaacaaaagttgttcaaaatttaattttataaaaaaaatgtctcatATGTTGTTTTCTTGGGATCAATAATTTCACCGTAATTTCAAAAGTAAGGTTCATATAAttatcacaaaataaaatttgaacctttaattttgaatcttaattgcacgcctcacgcgttaaaaaattccaaatcgTTGATATGTCCCAATTTAGGTACtaagtcaataaaaaaaaatatgttttgaaaactagaaatattaaattataacgtcagcgtatttttttatttatttttgtttaatatattaacaaatactgtagttgaaaaattataagtacgGCTGTCAGTTAGTCCTCGCGTTTCTTGTCGTCGccttttagaaaaatatacattgagaaaaaaaaaaattttgcccagaaaaaaatttcttggctcaagaatcgtttaaaataaattttggttttttgacaaaagaatatcaatatctatcataataataaaatattggcattaattttgatagattaacaaacgaatagattcacttgaattaaacaaaaaataattcgatcaattcttgtgacaagaaaatatattcttgaaaattatattcttgaaaattatcaagaatatatattcttgtgacaagaaaattttctcaagagtagtactttttttttctcagtgtacgccatgaaatgaaataaatctttttcCTTAAGTTTCCATTCACCCTTATAACGATTCCTATTGTAGGACGTTATCAAACTCGCAatcgtttaaaagatattaatgaaagtttataaaatttcatactatttttttttctatcttaataatttcttaagcAGCATCACGATAGCAATATTAATTACGTAGAGAATCATATTCGATATTGACCGTCGATATAACTgtagaaagtaaaaaaaatatattgttttgtatttttccATAGAATGGATGtgtgaggcgtgcacttttggattttccaaacttttttgaaatcatatagaaaatattggttttttttttttaaattataagaaaattttttttgcaaaattaaattcttaacaaattttgtttaaatttttttatagaatcaatatttttgccgtaatcttaaaaatttgaatgatttattttaaaattgaggcAAAAATTTTGGGCCTATTAATGACTTAAGACTGATTGCAATTTGCCGGAGCTAAAGATTTACAGCTGCGTGTAAATTGGGCCCGCCATCACTTTGTAAGCGATTGCTCGTCGAGAAGTTGATCTGCAATCCGCTTGATCTCTTGCCAGGAGTACTGGATGTCTTTGCTCTCGCTGAACCGCGAGCAGACCGCGAAGCGCAGGAAGAAAATGTCAGAGCACTTCGACGGCACCAGATGAATGTTACCGGCACCGTTTATTCTCTTCAGCAAGGTCTCGTTCAGCTCATTGGATCCctgttaaataataacaattattaataagtatttacaTTGTTTGAGAGAAGAAAAGAGAAGGTGGCTGTCAACCGTGATAAATCATAAGTGATAATTTAGGCTGCAGTTAAGCGAGATCAAGACACATCCAGATCAAGGCCTAGAGAAGGTATTTCAAGGAGATCAAGATCCATCTCAATGCTTATTGCTGGCATTACCTTGAGCCGGAAGCAAACTAATCCAAGAATCACTTCAGAGGTGATTTCAAAACGCGCGTCTGAAAGTACCAGAGCTTCGAACTCGTGGGCTTGGTCCACGTGCTTGCGGATGAACTTCTGGAGATTCTCCACGCCGTATAGTCGCAGAACGAACCACAACTTCAATGCGCGGAATCTTCTGCCCAGTGGAATTTGCCAGTGCTGAGAAATAAGTTTGGTtggtttcattaaaattaaatattacaatttaaaaaaatttttttttacatacaatccttcaagaaaattttctaattaaaagtattaattttatattatttcaagaaatgtataattaaaaaactctagatcaaaatttatttaacaatcaaTTCagggaattatttttaatgtggaAGTTTAAACCTTAGAATTAATTATGTGGAAGCGAGATAATTAACTATCATGCGCCatctgttgaaaattttcaatactaattttttaagaaattatataaagGCTTGCGGTAAAAGTACCAGTTATTGAGactggcctagttgtttgacacttgcaattttattctaattaaaaaaataaaatgttctcaaaaaaaccaattatcttaaaatttataattcaaaaattatatttattaatttatcagagttaatttgttttttttttttaattaaaatgaaattgcaAGTGTTAATAACTAGGCCAGtatcaataactgggtcttttaccttatattttgaataaacttatagtaatatttatttaaaaattatatttatatactggTGAtgttgtttaaatttatttaatttattaaaatacataCTCTGTAATCAGGTGCTGACCCTTGCATATCATGTTTCAAGTACAAAGGATCGACGTTGAACGCATTGATTACATTAGTCGGATCTTTTAACCACATTGTAGAACAATCGAAGTTTACCAGCATCCATTTATGCGGGTTGAAATTAAATGAGTCTGTTCGCTCGATTCCTTTCATTAGGTACCGGAACTCAGGACAGATGAATGCAGATcctttaattaaatcatttttttacgttaaaaataaaaaattacgaaaaaaatattttttttatcgtaaaattatttaataaaaaaaatttttttcccggatttttcataacaaaagtttaacgttttttttttggaaatatgTTGGACTtacattgaattttataaatttttttatttttgattattaaataaaaaaattattattcataattactttaattaaatactgataaaaaaaaaattaccagcaTAAGCAGCATCAACATGTAGCCAAACATTCTCACGATTAGCAACGATACCAAGTTCGTCCAAGTTATCAAATGCACAGCAACAAGTTGTTCCAAGAGTTGCTACGACCTAAAAACAAGTTCAATGATTAAGACatgattaatcaattaaataaaatgttggaGCTTTAAATTAgcatatttattgtttattgtttatttaaataattgcttACAAAGTTTAACTTATAAATACAATCTTATAAACATATAATCATATCAGTCTTATTTAACATAGCATTTGGTGCGTCATTCTTTTAACATATAATATcttcaaatataaaatataaataaaaagttttatagtaaattataagttaaataTCCGCAAAATACAGAGTAAATAGTCAAGAATAGAATAGATTCTGGAATAATAATCATTCATTCATACAAAAGGctcttacacagaaaaaagtgaactgtaaaattcactcggattccggtaaatttttggtaacatactgtaacgtccacgttttcaaaaattataaaaataaataatttatttgtccccggctcgaaatttgctcgccggagtccagggtcataaacggggattacattatcaataacaaaatataaacaaaacacttcattttaaataaatcaaagaaaaaggaaaacctctttattggcctgatcatgttaataaacgatgtaaacaaattaaacaatataaacaatatattagaacactcttttcacagatattcgcggttcaaaatcgcgaactaaCTGTCAAGAGCTGGTTCCCCGCTTccccaggagactagccgtcacccctgggcctaaacctctaccccgagagcgaatggagagtgtcctcttcgccccacctacacggcttatgatcacctaccgtacctctgctgaaggcttcggcacggggagaagcactttcatccggtcggttcatgatacttacctgggccttggtcagactccaggtagagtatcatcctctggaattacttggtgaagagtattcgcccgagtaattctcccgagaaagaactgcttgctttatcgagccaaattttggcgtttatcatttttcccccaactctcttgtaacgaactagccctcgaactagcattcaaaaataattatttattattttagtcgtaatttccttcattttctatccattcgtttcgccaaattctaagtttttattttcgaaactcaattctttattattttaatcgtaatttccttcattctctatccattcgtttcgtcaaattcacaattctatattattttaatcgcaatttctttcattatatatccattcgttgattttccatactaaattgtcctcgggacttataaaatcttcgcttacctaaattatttcttacaaaataataatcgtcatttctttcattttatatccattcatcgctttcccatactaaatcttgttcggaacttagaataattttcccagtcttttaatttcttttacaattaattcgctcggcttcgtaataatttctcacacgcttaatttcttaattttaatcataccttcagtaacaataatataaaattattaactaaataaatacaataattaaataataatcgccgcactaataacaataattgtttctattaatttttaagtaattaataaaaaaataaactaaaatactcaaatacaaaaagtaaaatttgggTCATAATACCATAAGATCCGAGGCCATTATATCTGCGACACTGTGTTGGTTTACtgtcgaataaacacacacaaaatcCATGATAAAAGGGCACAGCACGGTAACAAGCTTATGTGTTGGCGTATTTTCAGATAAACACAAACAAATCGCGGAAAAATCACGGATATAGTGACGTAGAACCATGGACTATAaattgaaacggcaatttttatagtttcaaacagtaaagcggacatcggaatggcaaaaatataattatgacagaacttaatgtagaaagtgtaaaagccacaatttataatttaataacgaaaataagtgattagtagctgtcactatggtaaataacgactctttcatcttaaaaaattacaatttcaaacagtaaaaattggttctgtttactgtttgaaactataaaaattgccgtttcaatatatagtccatactatgaggagaaggaAAACTCAGATGAGAAGAaaggggtctcactctgggagaacttaacatttgaaacagtaaaaattctactcttaaaatatatattttaccagtccaagcaagtcaataattatagtttgatttttagcgttgcgtttaaaatttactatttcatTTTGTAAAGATTAACaatgcttgtattagaaatttagtaactgtaatttatactttttacatattatgcgatcattttttaggtacgaaatgataaatatcaaagtcaaaattcttaattattatactttaacattttagacattcccatagcgaatattactgtttaaaatagtattttcctccatgtaaagaataaattgtagcatttaaatgataaatattacaaagtgattattaaaattacgattttactgtttgaaatagtaacTTTTGgtagttgatcattacttattataaatcgaatattatttattacagtttacttttttcgtGCAATTTCATAGCTcgtgttataaataaataaatgctttTGGCTCTCGTGTAATCCAAATCACTAAAGAGCCTAGTAATGCTACTAGCTTCTTCATTATCAGGTACAAGCAGTGGAGTTAAATAGTAATTTCTGTATGACTTATACATAGGGCAACGTAGAAGAATATGGGAGAGATTTTCGGGTTCATTACAGTTACAGATAGTGCAGTTTTGGTCTGGGTATAAGCGTGTGTGATTTTTTTATGGCTAAATTTAAACATGTGATAGTAAGACAGCCGAGCTTGTGCAATTATTCTTGAGATATACAGTGGGCATAGCAGAAGGTAATTAGCGGTAGTAGAGTCTGGATatcttggaataaaaatttaacacgaGTGTatgttgttaattttttcggtCACAGTTTATCAGATGGTCTGAGTAGGTTTTCAATAGCTTTAAATTAGCATATAATTAAAACCaaatgaaaaaacttacaTAAAATGGTATAAGACCCTTTTCTTGATCCTGAATAATGGCTTCAGCGAGAGTATTTCCTCGTAAGCTGGATTTTGAGTCTACATCCAGTTGATGGAACTGTACACCGCCGAGTAATCCTGCACGTTCCACGGAACTGTGAGCTTGAcctataaaaatagtaatttattaaaaaattaaattttttttcaattaaaaaaaaatttattgaaaaaatttttgatgatcaagtatttttaaaagtgaagaataaaaataaactgttaaaaattccgcAAGCATTTGCTCTTAAGTGTTTAAAATTGGACATATTGATATTGACGGTCAGtgatttaacaattttaaaaagtttgatgGAGGGCACAGTAGCCGGCTACCGGAGTGATGGATATAACTAGAGTGGTTATTACGCGTTACTATGGCGACTAAGTGCTGGATGATGAAGTACTTTCCCATACCACTCGCTCTCGCTTCGatgtgtattattttttccCTCACCATTGACAtcgacttttgttaaattgagaGTAAGAAGtcgagtagaaaaatttcgaaaattttaagggattatttattaattaggtGAAGAAGAAAGAAGCTTACGTGAACAATAGGCAACAAGTTTTCCTACAATCTCGTTGTCAGTCCACTCGGGATGCTCTTGTTTGACCTGTCGGATTTTTTTTGCCTTGGCACCTAAAAGGGCTACTAAAGTGGCTTCGCTGGCGGTCCCTTGGATCACGCCTCCGCCTTTGCCACCACTGCATGCGAGGAACTCTTTCGGGAGGTCTAGCATTTTTCCAAGCCAATCTAACATTACCACTTCTAGCTCTGTGCATGCTGGACTTGCGAtctaagtattttattttttattatttttttattctaattttattatacacggaaagaacaagattacACTGGATAACATtctagattatactcagtgacatctgtagtgaaaaaaaatttcaaatagtagctagtataattcCTAAATTGTAAACAGCGCCTCGCGCGCAGGCACTAAAAAGGAAATCGCGGAGAGATCACTGGGTATAATCCAACATTCTACTTAGTATAATCCAAATTCTACAGGATACAATCTCGGATTATATCCAGTGGAATTTTACGGGGTATAATCTGAAATTTTACCGGGATAAATGggaaattacaattaatataatCCCGatatcactcagtataatctggattatactagttACTGTCTGAAATTTCTTTTCACTACAAATGtcactgagtataatttgGAATGTTATGCAGTGTAATCgtgttttttccgtgtaaatttatcattttaattttttaaataaataaatttattttaaaaaataaattttttaaataagaaaatttatttaaaaaataaatttttctaaataaataaatttatttaaaaaattcacttgcATTTCAGtgtttttggtaatta
This window of the Cotesia glomerata isolate CgM1 unplaced genomic scaffold, MPM_Cglom_v2.3 scaffold_55, whole genome shotgun sequence genome carries:
- the LOC123274691 gene encoding solute carrier family 66 member 3-like, with the translated sequence MNLHVIADTLSIITITICFILKVPQILNLLAVKSAKGMSILGLMLELTSYTVTTCYNYTNGYSLLSYLEYPIILIQEYILIYLVLKYLKMINKLTIAIASCYFVVGTCILVGIIPKVILTFLTPMGTPISASSKIVQLLAIVRSKNSESVSILTWFISAFTNMTRIFTIWVDSADLLLLGNFIISTVLSLSVMLSAVYYKPSKKRI
- the LOC123274690 gene encoding aromatic-L-amino-acid decarboxylase-like produces the protein MDPDSFKDFAKEMAEFITNYLENIRDRPVLPTVKPGYIQPLLPASAPQTPDKWEEVMNDIERVIMPGVTHWHSPRFHAYFPTAQSYPSIVADMLSGAIACIGFTWIASPACTELEVVMLDWLGKMLDLPKEFLACSGGKGGGVIQGTASEATLVALLGAKAKKIRQVKQEHPEWTDNEIVGKLVAYCSRQAHSSVERAGLLGGVQFHQLDVDSKSSLRGNTLAEAIIQDQEKGLIPFYVVATLGTTCCCAFDNLDELGIVANRENVWLHVDAAYAGSAFICPEFRYLMKGIERTDSFNFNPHKWMLVNFDCSTMWLKDPTNVINAFNVDPLYLKHDMQGSAPDYRHWQIPLGRRFRALKLWFVLRLYGVENLQKFIRKHVDQAHEFEALVLSDARFEITSEVILGLVCFRLKGSNELNETLLKRINGAGNIHLVPSKCSDIFFLRFAVCSRFSESKDIQYSWQEIKRIADQLLDEQSLTK